A stretch of DNA from Yoonia sp. G8-12:
TTTCCGGCGAAGGTGTGGATGAGGTGGCCACGGTCGCGACCGTCACCGGCGATATGGCCCCTGCCCTGAAGGCTGGCGATGTCATCATGCGGATCGACCCGCGCTATTTCCGCCCTGCCGAGGTTGAGACGCTGCTGGGCGATCCATCCAAGGCCAAGCAACAACTGGGTTGGGAGCCACAAATCACCGCCCAAGAGATGTGTGCTGAGATGGTAGCAGAAGACCTGAAAACCGCCCGCAGACATGCGTTTCTCAAAGAGAACGGCATGGATGTGCCCGTCGCTTTCGAAAGCTGAGGAGGGCGGTCATGCAAAAGATCTATGTTGCAGGCCATCGCGGCATGGTCGGTGGCGCCATCCTGCGCCAGTTGCAGGCCCGTGGGGATGCAAAGATCATCACACGGACCCATGCCGAATTGGACCTGACGAACCAATCTGCGGTGCGCGATTTCATGCAGGACGAAAAGCCTGATGTGGTGATCCTCGCCGCTGCCAAAGTGGGGGGCATCCACGCCAACAACACCTACCCCGCTGATTTTATTTATGAAAACCTGATGATCGCCAGCAATGTCATCCATCAGGCCTACGCTGCGGGTGTCACGCGCCTGCTGCAACTGGGATCATCCTGCATCTATCCGCGCGATGTGGCCCAGCCGATGCGCGAAGACGCTTTGCTGACCGGCACGCTTGAGCCGACGAACGAACCCTACGCCGTGGCCAAGATCGCGGGGATAAAGCTTTGTGAGAGCTATAATCGCCAGCACAGTGTCGATTATCGCAGCGTGATGCCGACAAACCTCTATGGGCCCGGCGATAATTTCCACCCCGAAAACAGCCATGTGATGCCCGCCCTGATGCGCCGTTTCCATGAAGCGGCCCAAGAAAACCGTGAAGAGGTTGTGATCTGGGGCACAGGATCGCCGCGGCGCGAATTTCTGCATGTCGATGATATGGCCGCTGCCTCGCTCTTTGTGCTGGACCTGCCGAAACCCGACTATGACGCCAACGCCGATCCGATGCTGAGCCATATCAATGTCGGCACTGGCAGCGATATTTCGATCCTTGAGCTTGCGCAGGCCGTGGCAAAGGTCACGGGCTTTCACGGCCAGATCAAAACCGACCCCACCAAACCTGACGGCACGCCGCGCAAATTGATGGATGTGGGCCGTCTGGCCAGGATGGGTTGGCGCGCGCAGATCGGTCTTGAGGACGGGATCGCGGAAACCTACCAATGGTATCTGGCGAATACGGAAAACCTGAGGGGTTAGGGCGGCATGGCACACAAGATCAATCCGGTTTTGCTTTGCGGTGGTGCGGGCACACGGCTATGGCCGCTGTCGCGCAAATCCTACCCCAAACAGTTTGTTGAACTGATCGGTGATGAAAGCCTGTTTCAGGCCTCTGCACGCCGGCTGACGGGGGCGGGTTTTACCGCACCATCCGTGGTGACTGCGGCGGATTTCCGGTTTGTCGTGCTGGAACAACTGGCCGCATTGGAAATTGCCCCTGCCGATATCCTGATCGAACCCGCCGCCAAAAACACCGCGGCCGCGATTTGTGCCGCGGCACTGGCGCTTGATGCGCGCGCACCCGGCGAATTGATCTTGGTTGCACCGTCGGATCACGTGATCCCCGACGCGGACCAGTTTCGCGCAACGGTCGCCGCCGCCGTACCCGCAGCGCTGGATGGTCAATTGGTGACTTTCGGTATCCGGCCCGACCGTGCTGAGACAGGCTATGGCTGGCTTGCCCTTTCAGCGGCCCCCACCGCTGACTTTGCGCCAACGCCACAGCCGTTGCAGGGGTTCGTCGAAAAGCCCGATCTTGCAACGGCCCAGACGCTTTTGTCGGGTGGGATGCACCTGTGGAACGCAGGCATCTTCCTGTTCACAACAACCACGATCCTTGCCGCTTTTGCGCAACATGCGCCTGACGTGCTGGCAGCAACGCGTGCTGCCTTTGACGGTGCTGAGGCGGATTTGGCCTTTACCCGTCTTGCCCCTGACGCTTGGGCGGATTGTCCCGAAATTTCCATTGATTACGCGGTAATGGAACAGGCCAAAAACCTGACCGTCGTGCCCTATGGCGGCGCATGGTCCGACCTTGGCGATTGGCAGGCGGTTTGGCGCGAAGGCAAGGCAGATGATGACGGCGTCGTCACCTCTGGCCCTGCTACCTCAATCGACTGCAAAAACACGCTTTTGCATGCGACCAGTGGTGCGCAGCAACTCGTCGGGATCGGTCTGGAAGGGTTGGTGGCCATCTCCATGCCCGATGCGGTTTTGATTGCCCATAAAGACCGCGCGCAGGATGTGAAACAGGCCGTGGTCAAACTCAAGGCCGCCGCCGTTTCACAGGCCGAAACCCTGCCCCGCGATTACCGGCCGTGGGGCTGGTATGAAAGCCTTGTGGTGGGCACTCGTTTTCAGGTCAAACGCATCGTCGTGCATCCCGGTGCGGCCTTGTCGCTGCAAAGCCATCACCACCGCGCCGAGCACTGGATTGTCGTCGAAGGCACCGCAAAGGTCACCATCGACGACAAGATCCAGCTTTTGAGCGAAAACCAATCCGTCTATATCCCGCTGGGTGCGGTCCACCGCATGGAAAACCCCGGGAAATTGCCCCTCACGCTGATTGAGGTGCAAACGGGGGGCTATCTGGGCGAAGACGATATCATCCGATACGATGACGTTTACGCACGCGGCCAAGGGGCCAAAGGGTGAGCGGGCTTACCTGCTTCAAGGCCTATGATATCAGGGGGCGGCTTGGCATCGACCTTGATGCCGAAATCGCCTACCGCATTGGCCGCGCCTTTGCCGAAGCATTAGGGGCAAAATCTGTGGTTCTCGGGCGCGATGTCAGGGCCTCTTCCGAAGAGCTTGCCGCAAGTGTCGCGCGCGGTGTGATGGACGCGGGCTGTGATGTGCTTGACCTGGGGCTTGCGGGCACCGAAGAGATGTATTTCGCAACCACGCATTTCGATGCCGATGGCGGGATCTGCGTGACCGCGTCCCATAATCCGATGGATTACAACGGGATGAAAATGGTGCGGGCTGGTTCTGCGCCACTGGATGCGGCGACGGGGCTTGCGCGGATCAAGACACTGGCTGAGGACGACCAGTTTACCAAGGCGGCCGCCAAGGGACACCGCCGTGACATATCGGTTGCGGCCCGCGCCGCCTATGTCGATTGTATTGTGTCCTTTGTCGATGTAGCCGCCCTGAAACCACTGAAAATATTAGTGAACGCAGGGCACGGCACGGCGGGCCCGACCTTTGATGCCATCGCCGAAAAGCTGGCTGAACTTGGTGCACCACTTTCCTTTGAGCGGCTGTTTCATAGGCCGGATGGCAGTTTCCCCCAAGGCATCCCAAACCCGCTCTTGCCCGAAAACCGGCCCGCGACCGCATCAGCCGTAACGCAATCGGGTGCAGATTTCGGCGTGGCATGGGACGGTGATTTTGACCGCTGTTTCTTCTTTGATCACACCGGCGATTTCATCGACGGCGAATATGTTGTTGGGCTTTTGGCCGAGGCGTTTTTGACCAAAGAACCGGGTGCCAAAATCATCCACGACCCGCGCATCATCTGGAATACCCAAGACATCGTGGCCAAAGCAGGCGGCAAAGCCGTGCAATCGCCCACCGGCCACGCCTTCATCAAACAAGCGATGCGTGATGAAAACGCCATCTATGGTGGTGAGATGTCAGCGCACCACTATTTTCGCGACTTTGTGTTTTGCGACAGCGGGATGATCCCGCTGCTTCTTGTCGCCGAACTCGTCAGCCGCCACGGCCCTCTTGCGGATCTCATGGCCCAACGCAAAATCGCCTTCCCCTCGTCGGGCGAGATCAATTTTTCACTGGACGATCCAAAGGGTGCCATTGCGCGGGTGCGCACGGAATATGCCCCGCATGCCACAGCGATTGATGAAACGGACGGCCTTGGGATGATCATGGGCGACTGGCGGTTCAATCTGCGCAGCTCGAACACCGAGCCGATTGTCAGACTGAATGTGGAAGCCCGCAACGATGCCAAACTTGTCGATCACGCTGTCGCGCGTTTGAGCGAACTATTGACAGGATAGCCGTGTGGCGCAAACGCCAACACCGCAGAGCGTCAGCTGACAAACCTTTGTCGAAACGCCCGCACGGCAGGCATCGCGACCAGATAAGACCCGAAGAAAGCCGCGAGAAACGCCAATACCGCCAAGAACGCGGCGCGGTTATTGTCCCATAACAGCACTCCGACGATCTGGGGCAAGATCACAAATGGCGCCAGCACAAGTGTCGTGAGCGGGTTCGCAATACGGCGCCGCTTCCGTCCAAGAAAACAAATCTCCAGCCCGCGCATTGCCAACTGGTGAAAATGCAACCGATCCGGCGCCATCGCATCTCGGTTTGACCGACTTCGCCGATACATCGCAAAAAGAGTATCCGCGAGTGGCCAAAACAGCGTCAGCAAGATCGCCCAAGCGGACACCGCAGGCGACACAATAAGCACAGCAATGCCGAACCAGCACAGGATAAACCCGATGGTATAGGCCCCGGCATCGCCAAGAAAAATGAGACCAAAAGGAAAATTCAGCACAAAGAACCCGAACACAACGGCAGCAAGCATCATGCACAAGCCGACCATAACGCCCTGTCCCGCCTGCTGCGAAATAAGCGCAAGCGACACGGCAGCGCCAATCGCTGTCAAGGCGGATAGCCCGTTGACACCATCAATCAGGTTGAACCCGTTTGAAACGCCTGCCGTGATCAGCAAAGTGAACGGCACGCCGATCATCCAGTACGGCATGAGTTGATCAAAATAAGGGACACCAATGCGTGGCAACCAGACGCCGAACAGTTCGATGACGATCAAACTGGCGACGCAAACCGCCAGCAGACGCCTGCGCGGCGAAACACGATAGCCCAAATCTTCACTAAGCCCGACAAGAAACAAAAGCGCCGTTGCGACAATAAACCCAACATAATCTTGCACGATCGTGTCTGGTACGAAGACAACACTGCAGGCGAGGGCGATGAAAATGGCAACGCCACCAATACGGGGCGTGGGTCGCAAATGCATTGATTGGACAGCGTTTTCATCGTCGCCGCGGCCACGCAACCGTGGAAACACCCTTGCCAAGGCAATAATGATCAGACAACCGAAAAATGACAAAAACGCCAGATAACCCAGATAATACTGCAAGAGCTGGGCCACGTCAGACTGCATCTATACCGCCAAATCTTCAATTCTAGATAGATTTCTAAGGCCTCTTACACAGCATTGCAGTTGCCATCAATCCCCACGCGTCGCATCGCGGTCCGGACCGGTGGCGACGATCCGCACCCCTAGAACGGCACGTCATCGGCCTTGTCAGCGCTCACAATATACTGCGCCACCACATGCTTTGATCCCGCTTTGTCGAATTCGATCACCAGCTTGTCACCTTCGATCCCGATCACTTCGCCATAGCCGAATTTCTGATGGAACACGCGCTCGCCTTCTGTAAAGGCGCTGACGGCATCCATATCTATCGTCATATTGCGCGCCTCGGATGGCATCGCCATACCGCGCTGCTGGCTGCGCGATTGCAACCGCCGCCAGCCCGGGGAATTATAAACATCCGCACTATGCGCCTTTTCGTGCAGGTCAGACCCCACCATGCCCGCCATCGCCGGTGACGCGCTTGCCGCCATGCCCGCAGCACCATAGCCGCCGCCATAAAGGCCCGGCGGCGTCAGCACCTCGACATGAT
This window harbors:
- a CDS encoding phosphomannomutase; amino-acid sequence: MSGLTCFKAYDIRGRLGIDLDAEIAYRIGRAFAEALGAKSVVLGRDVRASSEELAASVARGVMDAGCDVLDLGLAGTEEMYFATTHFDADGGICVTASHNPMDYNGMKMVRAGSAPLDAATGLARIKTLAEDDQFTKAAAKGHRRDISVAARAAYVDCIVSFVDVAALKPLKILVNAGHGTAGPTFDAIAEKLAELGAPLSFERLFHRPDGSFPQGIPNPLLPENRPATASAVTQSGADFGVAWDGDFDRCFFFDHTGDFIDGEYVVGLLAEAFLTKEPGAKIIHDPRIIWNTQDIVAKAGGKAVQSPTGHAFIKQAMRDENAIYGGEMSAHHYFRDFVFCDSGMIPLLLVAELVSRHGPLADLMAQRKIAFPSSGEINFSLDDPKGAIARVRTEYAPHATAIDETDGLGMIMGDWRFNLRSSNTEPIVRLNVEARNDAKLVDHAVARLSELLTG
- a CDS encoding glycosyltransferase family 4 protein, whose product is MQSDVAQLLQYYLGYLAFLSFFGCLIIIALARVFPRLRGRGDDENAVQSMHLRPTPRIGGVAIFIALACSVVFVPDTIVQDYVGFIVATALLFLVGLSEDLGYRVSPRRRLLAVCVASLIVIELFGVWLPRIGVPYFDQLMPYWMIGVPFTLLITAGVSNGFNLIDGVNGLSALTAIGAAVSLALISQQAGQGVMVGLCMMLAAVVFGFFVLNFPFGLIFLGDAGAYTIGFILCWFGIAVLIVSPAVSAWAILLTLFWPLADTLFAMYRRSRSNRDAMAPDRLHFHQLAMRGLEICFLGRKRRRIANPLTTLVLAPFVILPQIVGVLLWDNNRAAFLAVLAFLAAFFGSYLVAMPAVRAFRQRFVS
- the fcl gene encoding GDP-L-fucose synthase — protein: MQKIYVAGHRGMVGGAILRQLQARGDAKIITRTHAELDLTNQSAVRDFMQDEKPDVVILAAAKVGGIHANNTYPADFIYENLMIASNVIHQAYAAGVTRLLQLGSSCIYPRDVAQPMREDALLTGTLEPTNEPYAVAKIAGIKLCESYNRQHSVDYRSVMPTNLYGPGDNFHPENSHVMPALMRRFHEAAQENREEVVIWGTGSPRREFLHVDDMAAASLFVLDLPKPDYDANADPMLSHINVGTGSDISILELAQAVAKVTGFHGQIKTDPTKPDGTPRKLMDVGRLARMGWRAQIGLEDGIAETYQWYLANTENLRG
- a CDS encoding mannose-1-phosphate guanylyltransferase/mannose-6-phosphate isomerase translates to MAHKINPVLLCGGAGTRLWPLSRKSYPKQFVELIGDESLFQASARRLTGAGFTAPSVVTAADFRFVVLEQLAALEIAPADILIEPAAKNTAAAICAAALALDARAPGELILVAPSDHVIPDADQFRATVAAAVPAALDGQLVTFGIRPDRAETGYGWLALSAAPTADFAPTPQPLQGFVEKPDLATAQTLLSGGMHLWNAGIFLFTTTTILAAFAQHAPDVLAATRAAFDGAEADLAFTRLAPDAWADCPEISIDYAVMEQAKNLTVVPYGGAWSDLGDWQAVWREGKADDDGVVTSGPATSIDCKNTLLHATSGAQQLVGIGLEGLVAISMPDAVLIAHKDRAQDVKQAVVKLKAAAVSQAETLPRDYRPWGWYESLVVGTRFQVKRIVVHPGAALSLQSHHHRAEHWIVVEGTAKVTIDDKIQLLSENQSVYIPLGAVHRMENPGKLPLTLIEVQTGGYLGEDDIIRYDDVYARGQGAKG